One Brachybacterium aquaticum genomic region harbors:
- a CDS encoding DedA family protein: MNIVDWAVSTMNSLGPLGVFLLIFLENVFPPIPSEVILPLAGVTAAGPDQSYVVMLLASIAGSVVGAWLLYGIGRLLGPERLRVIFIKLPLIHVEDYDKTVAFMDKHGNKAIFFGRMVPGIRSLISIPAGLYAMPLGKFTLLTALGSGIWNTVFVTIGYFMGANWTVIEPYTDIFSKVVYVIIILVVLWFAVKLVLREKKRREMGLPDPDQEYIEELEDEKAHDEKADGDR, encoded by the coding sequence GTGAACATCGTCGACTGGGCCGTCTCGACCATGAACAGCCTCGGCCCCCTCGGCGTCTTCCTGCTGATCTTCCTCGAGAACGTCTTCCCGCCGATCCCCTCCGAGGTGATCCTGCCGCTGGCGGGCGTGACCGCCGCCGGTCCGGACCAGTCCTACGTCGTGATGCTGCTGGCCTCGATCGCCGGCTCCGTGGTCGGCGCCTGGCTGCTGTACGGCATCGGGCGCCTGCTCGGCCCCGAGCGGCTGCGGGTCATCTTCATCAAGCTGCCGCTGATCCACGTGGAGGACTACGACAAGACCGTCGCCTTCATGGACAAGCACGGCAACAAGGCGATCTTCTTCGGCCGCATGGTGCCGGGCATCCGCTCCCTGATCTCCATCCCGGCGGGCCTGTACGCGATGCCGCTGGGGAAGTTCACCCTCCTCACCGCGCTCGGCAGCGGCATCTGGAACACGGTCTTCGTGACCATCGGCTACTTCATGGGCGCGAACTGGACGGTCATCGAGCCCTACACCGACATCTTCTCCAAGGTCGTCTACGTCATCATCATCCTCGTCGTGCTGTGGTTCGCGGTGAAGCTCGTGCTGCGCGAGAAGAAGCGCCGCGAGATGGGCCTGCCCGACCCCGACCAGGAGTACATCGAGGAGCTCGAGGACGAGAAGGCCCACGACGAGAAGGCCGACGGGGACCGGTGA
- a CDS encoding FABP family protein, with product MPITLDTSLPPSLYPLAWLIGRWEGSGALATPSASSPDLRVEQTLICSAQEDGTLAWRSVIHRVDAPAPLPPTSAFARDAEESAPPADPAATGERSLLHREDGVWTVGDLLPGQDRAAAEAAPPGSPASHLSYRLDARFERRGEQAEQWQGEVRGPRVQLALPGADGQVAATRMFGYVRGTLMWLWEQPAPVEGGAPGETVLAPHLSLELHRA from the coding sequence ATGCCCATCACGCTCGACACCTCGCTCCCGCCCTCGCTGTACCCGCTGGCCTGGCTGATCGGCCGCTGGGAGGGCAGCGGTGCGCTCGCCACCCCGTCGGCCTCCTCCCCTGATCTCCGCGTCGAGCAGACCCTCATCTGCTCCGCCCAGGAGGACGGCACCCTCGCCTGGCGCTCGGTGATCCACCGGGTCGACGCCCCCGCACCCCTGCCGCCCACCAGCGCCTTCGCCCGCGACGCCGAGGAGTCGGCGCCGCCGGCGGACCCCGCCGCGACCGGTGAGCGCTCCCTCCTGCACCGCGAGGACGGGGTCTGGACCGTCGGAGACCTGCTGCCCGGCCAGGACCGCGCCGCCGCCGAGGCCGCCCCGCCCGGCAGCCCCGCCAGCCACCTCTCCTACCGCCTGGACGCGCGCTTCGAGCGGCGCGGTGAGCAGGCCGAGCAGTGGCAGGGCGAGGTGCGCGGCCCGCGCGTCCAGCTCGCCCTCCCCGGGGCCGACGGGCAGGTCGCCGCGACCCGCATGTTCGGCTACGTGCGCGGGACGCTGATGTGGCTGTGGGAGCAGCCGGCCCCCGTCGAGGGCGGCGCCCCCGGCGAGACGGTCCTCGCTCCGCACCTCTCCCTGGAGCTCCACCGTGCCTGA
- a CDS encoding DUF2516 family protein — MIVAIQTWIFLVLAVALFALEIWAFVNALRFRADAYVAAGKRTRVFWSVLTGVAMLLGFLSLPYPIGRGSNMLFMLAGVIIAGIFLADVLPALKRVMGRAQGNRW; from the coding sequence ATGATCGTCGCCATCCAGACCTGGATCTTCCTCGTGCTCGCCGTGGCCCTGTTCGCCCTCGAGATCTGGGCGTTCGTGAACGCCCTGCGCTTCCGGGCGGACGCCTACGTCGCCGCGGGCAAGCGCACCAGGGTGTTCTGGAGCGTGCTGACCGGCGTGGCGATGCTGCTGGGGTTCCTGTCGCTGCCCTACCCGATCGGCCGCGGCAGCAACATGCTGTTCATGCTCGCCGGCGTCATCATCGCCGGGATCTTCCTGGCCGACGTGCTGCCCGCGCTGAAGCGGGTCATGGGTCGGGCGCAGGGCAACCGGTGGTGA
- the ypfJ gene encoding KPN_02809 family neutral zinc metallopeptidase: MTFNPNAEIRSDNVSAAGRGGGGGFSPRGGGMGGGGGLKLGGGAGCVLLVIVLIYALMGGNPMELLGGGTGQQPTAQQGSALDQCQTGADANERDDCLVQATIESADSLWSQLAPAAGIRFAEPQGRVFNGQVQTGCGAATADVGPFYCPADSTIYVDVSFFEELSSRFGSDGGQLAKAYVVAHEYGHHIQYLTGVMSQADRSQTGPQSDGVRLELQADCYAGVWAHHAANTVDDEGNTMMEPLTDQDIESALSAASAVGDDHIQGDVAGGQVQPETWTHGSSEQRRAWFTTGYEQGTVQSCDTFSVDQV, encoded by the coding sequence ATGACCTTCAACCCCAATGCGGAGATCCGCTCCGACAACGTCTCCGCCGCTGGTCGCGGCGGGGGCGGAGGCTTCAGCCCGCGAGGTGGCGGGATGGGCGGCGGAGGCGGGCTCAAGCTCGGCGGCGGCGCCGGCTGCGTGCTGCTCGTGATCGTGCTGATCTACGCCCTGATGGGCGGGAACCCGATGGAGCTCCTCGGCGGCGGCACCGGCCAGCAGCCGACCGCCCAGCAGGGCAGCGCACTCGACCAGTGCCAGACCGGCGCGGATGCCAACGAGCGCGACGACTGCCTGGTCCAGGCCACCATCGAGTCCGCGGACTCGCTGTGGTCGCAGCTCGCCCCCGCCGCGGGCATCCGGTTCGCCGAGCCGCAGGGACGAGTGTTCAACGGCCAGGTCCAGACCGGTTGCGGCGCGGCCACGGCCGACGTCGGCCCGTTCTACTGCCCCGCCGACTCCACCATCTACGTGGACGTGTCCTTCTTCGAGGAGCTGTCCTCGCGGTTCGGGTCCGACGGGGGCCAGCTGGCGAAGGCCTACGTGGTCGCCCACGAGTACGGCCACCACATCCAGTACCTCACCGGCGTGATGTCGCAGGCCGATCGCAGCCAGACCGGTCCGCAGTCCGACGGGGTGCGGCTCGAGCTGCAGGCCGACTGCTACGCCGGGGTGTGGGCGCACCACGCGGCGAACACGGTCGACGACGAGGGCAACACGATGATGGAGCCGCTGACGGACCAGGACATCGAGTCGGCCCTGTCGGCCGCGAGCGCTGTGGGCGACGATCACATCCAGGGCGATGTCGCCGGCGGCCAGGTCCAGCCCGAGACCTGGACCCACGGCTCCTCCGAGCAGCGCCGCGCCTGGTTCACCACCGGGTACGAGCAGGGCACCGTCCAGTCCTGCGACACCTTCTCGGTCGACCAGGTCTGA
- a CDS encoding TadA family conjugal transfer-associated ATPase, which yields MSTGGMAPADELPALLELVREDLARSPGEVDVPRVVRLLRERGRVLGASATLELTGRLRDHVDGLGELQDLVADGVTDLLVNDDGSVWVDDADGLHRSALRLSPARARDLAVRLATSGGRRLDDAVPWADAHLPSGIRFHAVLPPLSPGGAILSLRLPAQRRLDLDDLERLGAVGANAREVLHAITASRVPFLVTGGTGTGKSTLLAAMLHEASPAERIVVVEDVLELAVDHPHVVHLQSRHANSEGAGAVELTDLVRQSLRMRPDRIVLGECRGGEIRELLQALNTGHEGGCGTVHANTAADVPARLEALGALGGLDRAALAAQVASALEVVVHLGRRQGVRALEEVALLRRGTDGMLEAVTALRVDDGQLCEGPAAGAFAARLHGHGASAAPARGGRRSA from the coding sequence ATGAGCACGGGCGGGATGGCGCCTGCCGACGAGCTGCCGGCGCTGCTGGAGCTGGTGCGCGAGGATCTCGCCCGGTCCCCGGGCGAGGTGGACGTGCCCCGCGTGGTGCGGCTGCTGCGCGAGCGGGGACGGGTACTCGGCGCCTCGGCGACCCTGGAGCTCACCGGGCGTCTGCGCGACCACGTCGACGGCCTCGGCGAGCTGCAGGACCTGGTCGCCGACGGGGTCACCGATCTGCTGGTCAACGACGACGGTTCCGTGTGGGTCGACGACGCGGACGGGCTGCATCGCAGCGCTCTGCGCCTCTCCCCCGCCCGGGCCCGGGATCTCGCGGTGCGCCTGGCGACCTCCGGCGGGCGACGCCTCGACGACGCGGTGCCCTGGGCGGATGCCCACCTCCCCTCCGGGATCCGCTTCCACGCCGTGCTCCCTCCCCTCTCCCCCGGCGGCGCGATCCTCTCCCTGCGCCTGCCGGCCCAGCGCCGCCTGGACCTGGACGACCTGGAGCGCCTGGGCGCCGTGGGCGCGAACGCCCGGGAGGTGCTGCACGCGATCACCGCCTCCCGGGTGCCGTTCCTGGTCACCGGCGGCACCGGCACCGGCAAGTCGACCCTGCTCGCGGCGATGCTCCACGAGGCCTCCCCCGCCGAGCGGATCGTCGTGGTCGAGGACGTGCTGGAGCTCGCCGTGGACCACCCCCATGTCGTCCACCTGCAGTCCCGGCACGCCAACAGCGAGGGCGCCGGGGCGGTGGAGCTCACCGACCTCGTACGGCAGAGCCTGCGCATGCGCCCGGACCGGATCGTGCTGGGCGAGTGCCGCGGCGGCGAGATCCGCGAGCTGCTCCAGGCCCTGAACACCGGGCACGAGGGCGGCTGCGGCACCGTCCACGCGAACACCGCTGCGGACGTCCCGGCCCGGCTCGAGGCGCTCGGAGCGCTCGGCGGCCTCGACCGCGCGGCTCTCGCCGCCCAGGTCGCCAGCGCCCTCGAGGTGGTCGTGCACCTGGGCAGGCGCCAGGGGGTGCGAGCACTGGAGGAGGTCGCCCTGCTCCGCCGCGGTACGGACGGGATGCTCGAGGCGGTCACCGCCCTGCGGGTGGACGACGGACAACTGTGCGAGGGGCCCGCGGCCGGGGCGTTCGCCGCCCGGCTGCACGGGCACGGAGCGTCCGCGGCACCGGCTCGCGGCGGGAGGCGGTCGGCATGA
- the fbaA gene encoding class II fructose-bisphosphate aldolase, whose protein sequence is MAVATPDQYAEMIDRAKAGKFAYPAVNVSSSQTATAALQGFAEAGSDGIIQVSFGGAEYLSGSTIKDRVAGSLALAEYVHAVAKNYPITVALHTDHCAKEVLPTWVEPLIEWDLENRVNKGLDPLFQSHMWDGSAVPVDENLEIAERLLEKTVAAKKILEIEVGVVGGEEDGVSADVDESKLFSTPEDGLKTAKALGLGEKGRYLTALTFGNVHGVYKPGNVKLTPSILLDIQKAVGAEYGKDMPFDLVMHGGSGSTLEEIREAVDNGVIKMNIDTDTQYAFTRPVVSHMFENYDGVLKIDGEVGNKKAYDPRAWGKKAEAGMAARIVEACENLRSAGTHQG, encoded by the coding sequence ATGGCAGTCGCCACCCCGGATCAGTATGCAGAGATGATCGACCGCGCCAAGGCGGGCAAGTTCGCCTACCCGGCCGTGAATGTCTCGAGCTCCCAGACCGCCACCGCCGCCCTGCAGGGCTTCGCGGAGGCCGGCTCCGACGGCATCATCCAGGTGTCCTTCGGTGGTGCCGAGTACCTCTCCGGCTCCACCATCAAGGACCGCGTCGCCGGCTCTCTGGCGCTCGCCGAGTACGTGCACGCCGTCGCGAAGAACTACCCGATCACCGTCGCGCTGCACACCGACCACTGCGCCAAGGAGGTCCTGCCCACCTGGGTCGAGCCCCTGATCGAGTGGGACCTCGAGAACCGCGTGAACAAGGGCCTGGACCCGCTGTTCCAGTCCCACATGTGGGACGGCTCCGCCGTGCCGGTGGACGAGAACCTCGAGATCGCCGAGCGCCTGCTCGAGAAGACCGTCGCCGCGAAGAAGATCCTCGAGATCGAGGTCGGCGTCGTGGGCGGCGAGGAGGACGGCGTCTCCGCGGACGTCGACGAGTCCAAGCTCTTCTCCACCCCCGAGGACGGCCTGAAGACCGCCAAGGCCCTGGGCCTGGGCGAGAAGGGTCGCTACCTCACGGCCCTCACCTTCGGCAACGTGCACGGCGTGTACAAGCCGGGCAACGTCAAGCTCACCCCCTCGATCCTCCTGGACATCCAGAAGGCCGTCGGCGCCGAGTACGGCAAGGACATGCCCTTCGACCTGGTGATGCACGGCGGCTCCGGCTCCACCCTCGAGGAGATCCGCGAGGCCGTGGATAACGGCGTCATCAAGATGAACATCGACACCGACACCCAGTACGCCTTCACCCGCCCCGTCGTCTCGCACATGTTCGAGAACTACGACGGCGTGCTGAAGATCGACGGCGAGGTCGGCAACAAGAAGGCCTACGACCCCCGCGCCTGGGGCAAGAAGGCCGAGGCCGGCATGGCCGCTCGCATCGTCGAGGCCTGCGAGAACCTCCGCTCCGCCGGCACCCACCAGGGCTGA
- a CDS encoding exodeoxyribonuclease III, with translation MRIATWNINSLRARMDRVAAFLERHDVDVLALQEIKAKPQQLDLTVLEEAGYEVAAHGLNQWNGVALVSRVGLADVRTELPAVPTWPEDETGVVEARALGGVVGDGLRIWSLYVPNGRELDHPHYPYKLRWLEALRAEGARELAADADAKVAFVGDFNVAPFDEDVWDMDFFEGKTHVTEPERAAFRAVVDEGFADVVRPEHPGPGVYTYWDYQALRFPKKEGMRIDFVLGSPAVQKAVTGSFIDREERKGKGASDHAPVVVDLEF, from the coding sequence ATGCGCATCGCGACCTGGAACATCAACTCCCTGCGGGCCCGGATGGATCGGGTGGCCGCCTTCCTCGAGCGCCACGATGTGGACGTCCTGGCCCTGCAGGAGATCAAGGCGAAGCCCCAGCAGCTGGATCTCACCGTGCTGGAGGAGGCCGGGTACGAGGTGGCCGCGCACGGACTGAACCAGTGGAACGGCGTCGCGCTCGTCTCCCGCGTGGGCCTCGCCGACGTGCGCACCGAGCTGCCTGCCGTACCGACCTGGCCCGAGGACGAGACGGGCGTGGTGGAGGCGCGGGCGCTCGGCGGCGTGGTCGGCGACGGGCTGCGGATCTGGTCGCTGTACGTCCCCAACGGCCGCGAGCTCGACCACCCCCACTACCCCTACAAGCTGCGCTGGCTCGAGGCGCTGCGTGCCGAGGGCGCGCGCGAGCTCGCGGCGGACGCCGACGCGAAGGTCGCCTTCGTCGGCGACTTCAACGTCGCCCCCTTCGACGAGGACGTGTGGGACATGGACTTCTTCGAGGGCAAGACCCACGTGACCGAGCCGGAGCGCGCCGCCTTCCGCGCGGTCGTCGACGAGGGCTTCGCCGACGTGGTCCGTCCCGAGCATCCCGGCCCCGGCGTCTACACCTACTGGGACTACCAGGCGCTGCGCTTCCCGAAGAAGGAGGGCATGCGCATCGACTTCGTGCTCGGCTCCCCGGCGGTGCAGAAGGCGGTCACCGGATCGTTCATCGACCGGGAGGAGCGCAAGGGCAAGGGCGCCTCGGACCACGCACCGGTGGTCGTGGACCTCGAGTTCTGA
- a CDS encoding TrmH family RNA methyltransferase produces MTAPYREVGVGPHPEPWPEDPRLDPELLAHGDRRNVEDRFRYWRREAIVAELDTRRHDLHVAIENLEHDANIGSVVRTANAFAVGAFHVVGRRRWNRRGAMVTDRYQHEIHHPDAAHLIAWAREQGRPLVVIDLVEGALPIERTALPANALLVVGQEGPGVSPEILEAADLVVGITQFGSTRSINVAAAAAIAMHTWILQHAEIPDGPLR; encoded by the coding sequence GTGACCGCCCCCTACCGCGAGGTCGGCGTCGGCCCCCATCCTGAGCCCTGGCCGGAGGATCCCCGGCTCGACCCCGAGCTGCTCGCCCACGGCGACCGCCGCAACGTCGAGGACCGCTTCCGCTACTGGCGGCGCGAGGCGATCGTCGCCGAGCTCGACACCCGCCGCCACGACCTCCACGTCGCCATCGAGAACCTCGAGCACGACGCGAACATCGGCTCCGTGGTGCGCACCGCCAACGCGTTCGCCGTCGGCGCGTTCCACGTCGTCGGCCGACGCCGCTGGAACCGGCGCGGCGCGATGGTCACCGACCGCTACCAGCACGAGATCCACCACCCCGACGCCGCCCACCTCATCGCCTGGGCCCGCGAGCAGGGGCGCCCGCTGGTCGTGATCGACCTGGTCGAGGGCGCGCTGCCGATCGAGCGCACCGCCCTGCCCGCGAACGCCCTGCTGGTGGTGGGGCAGGAGGGGCCCGGGGTGAGCCCCGAGATCCTCGAGGCCGCGGACCTCGTCGTCGGCATCACCCAGTTCGGCTCCACCCGCTCGATCAACGTCGCCGCGGCGGCCGCGATCGCGATGCACACCTGGATCCTCCAGCACGCCGAGATCCCGGACGGCCCGCTGCGCTGA
- a CDS encoding SDR family NAD(P)-dependent oxidoreductase, protein MARALVTGSTSGLGLEFAWQLAGTGHHLVLVSRDEDRLRAVAEQIRDVHDVTVEVLPADLSERHELERVEIRLTDPVDPVDLLVNNAGYGLRGGFLEVGVEDHERQMDTLMRAVLVLSHSAARTMVQRRRGAILNVSSLAGYTTAGPYAASKSWVTVFTESLAMELKGTGVSATALLPGFVQTEFHERAAMTMDGLPRITWLKAPYVVEQALKDTAKGTVLSIPSVKYRTAGEMSRVAPRPLVRAMTSPNWYHRLQARSVERSRRKASRRNLHAPWQRDDETP, encoded by the coding sequence ATGGCGCGCGCACTGGTCACCGGATCGACCTCGGGACTGGGCCTGGAGTTCGCCTGGCAGCTGGCCGGGACCGGGCACCATCTCGTGCTGGTCTCGCGCGACGAGGATCGGCTGCGGGCCGTCGCCGAGCAGATCCGGGACGTCCACGACGTCACCGTCGAGGTGCTCCCCGCCGACCTCTCCGAGCGCCACGAGCTCGAACGGGTCGAGATCCGCCTGACCGACCCCGTGGACCCCGTCGACCTGCTGGTCAACAACGCCGGCTACGGGCTGCGCGGCGGCTTCCTCGAGGTGGGCGTCGAGGACCACGAGCGCCAGATGGACACCCTCATGCGCGCCGTGCTGGTCCTCTCCCACTCCGCCGCGCGCACCATGGTCCAGCGCCGCCGCGGCGCGATCCTCAACGTCAGCTCCCTGGCCGGGTACACCACCGCCGGGCCGTACGCCGCCTCCAAGAGCTGGGTCACCGTGTTCACCGAGTCCCTCGCCATGGAGCTGAAGGGCACCGGCGTCTCCGCGACCGCGCTGCTGCCCGGCTTCGTGCAGACCGAGTTCCACGAGCGCGCCGCGATGACGATGGACGGCCTGCCCCGCATCACCTGGCTGAAGGCCCCCTACGTCGTCGAGCAGGCGCTGAAGGACACCGCCAAGGGGACGGTGCTGTCGATCCCGTCGGTGAAGTACCGCACCGCGGGCGAGATGTCCCGGGTCGCGCCGCGGCCGCTGGTGCGGGCGATGACCTCCCCGAACTGGTACCACCGCCTGCAGGCCCGCTCCGTGGAGCGCTCGCGCCGCAAGGCCTCGCGCCGGAACCTCCACGCCCCCTGGCAGCGGGACGACGAGACCCCCTGA
- the pyrE gene encoding orotate phosphoribosyltransferase, translated as MSTTSTDPSTVPSIAEDRERLRVLIRDLAVVRGRVILSSGAEADHYVDLRRITLHHEAAPLVGRVMLDLLRREGLVPGVEAVGGLTLGADPVATSILHASAADGELEPLDAFVVRKANKAHGLQRRIEGPDVTGRRVVAVEDTSTTGGSVLTACEALTEAGADIAAVAVIVHRADASREAVEKAGYRYLSAFDISELEI; from the coding sequence ATGTCGACCACCAGCACTGATCCGAGCACTGTCCCGTCGATCGCGGAGGACCGCGAGCGCCTGCGCGTCCTCATCCGCGACCTCGCCGTGGTGCGCGGGCGCGTGATCCTCTCCTCCGGCGCGGAGGCGGACCACTACGTCGACCTGCGCCGCATCACCCTGCACCACGAGGCCGCGCCGCTCGTGGGCCGAGTGATGCTGGACCTGCTGCGTCGCGAGGGCCTCGTGCCCGGCGTCGAGGCCGTGGGCGGGCTGACCCTCGGCGCGGATCCGGTCGCGACCTCGATCCTCCATGCCTCCGCGGCCGACGGGGAGCTGGAGCCGCTGGACGCGTTCGTGGTGCGCAAGGCGAACAAGGCACACGGCCTGCAGCGACGCATCGAGGGCCCGGACGTCACCGGCCGCCGCGTGGTCGCCGTGGAGGACACCTCCACCACGGGCGGCTCCGTCCTCACCGCGTGCGAGGCGCTCACCGAGGCGGGCGCGGACATCGCCGCGGTCGCCGTCATCGTCCACCGCGCGGACGCCTCCCGCGAGGCCGTGGAGAAGGCCGGCTACCGCTACCTCTCCGCCTTCGACATCTCCGAGCTCGAGATCTGA
- the ygfZ gene encoding CAF17-like 4Fe-4S cluster assembly/insertion protein YgfZ: MPDLTPSEPAADAPDTDCAAPARAIRPLLTAGAVLGDGPDAAVPAHYGAPLREQRHLLDGTAVVDLGHLELLEVAGPDARTWMTTITSQVLTGTPVGTSSSLAVLSPQGRVEHLASSVVTGEESLLLVLDPGARAGLRRYLEMMRFAARVELTDRDDLRVLGAPSPAPAVLPGLGLPEPVAVWAEPWPAIAPGGVAYGPPPEDPVGAVLSVFDGAALEALPWEMRHLAGMSSWEALRIADHRARQVREVDERSIPHELDLLRTTVHTAKGCYRGQETVAKVLNLGQPPRRLVMLHLDGSQDVPVVPGGEVRLGGADGKVVGTVTSAALHADLGPIALAVVRRAVPLDAPLTVQVPVAEADGGAGEMWIDAAQEPIVVPRDHGERPATAKL, translated from the coding sequence GTGCCTGACCTCACCCCGTCCGAGCCCGCTGCTGACGCCCCTGACACCGACTGCGCCGCGCCCGCCCGCGCGATCCGGCCGCTGCTGACCGCGGGCGCCGTCCTCGGCGACGGCCCGGATGCCGCGGTGCCCGCCCACTACGGGGCGCCGCTGCGCGAGCAGCGCCATCTGCTGGACGGCACGGCCGTGGTGGACCTCGGCCACCTCGAGCTGCTCGAGGTCGCAGGTCCCGACGCCCGCACGTGGATGACCACGATCACGAGCCAGGTCCTCACCGGCACCCCCGTCGGCACCTCCTCGTCGCTCGCCGTGCTGTCCCCGCAGGGCCGGGTCGAGCACCTCGCCTCCTCCGTGGTCACCGGTGAGGAGTCGCTGCTGCTGGTCCTCGACCCCGGCGCGCGCGCCGGGCTGCGCCGCTACCTCGAGATGATGCGCTTCGCCGCGCGCGTGGAGCTCACCGACCGCGACGACCTGCGGGTGCTCGGCGCCCCCTCCCCCGCCCCGGCCGTGCTGCCGGGCCTGGGCCTGCCCGAGCCCGTCGCGGTGTGGGCGGAGCCGTGGCCCGCGATCGCCCCCGGCGGCGTCGCCTACGGTCCCCCGCCCGAGGATCCCGTCGGCGCGGTGCTGAGCGTCTTCGACGGCGCGGCGCTCGAGGCGCTGCCCTGGGAGATGCGGCACCTGGCGGGGATGAGCTCCTGGGAGGCGCTGCGCATCGCGGATCATCGCGCCCGCCAGGTCCGCGAGGTCGACGAGCGCTCCATCCCCCACGAGCTGGACCTGCTGCGCACCACCGTGCACACCGCCAAGGGCTGCTACCGCGGCCAGGAGACGGTCGCGAAGGTGCTGAACCTCGGCCAGCCCCCGCGGCGCCTGGTGATGCTGCACCTGGACGGCTCGCAGGACGTGCCCGTCGTCCCCGGCGGCGAGGTGCGCCTCGGCGGCGCGGACGGGAAGGTCGTCGGCACCGTCACCTCCGCCGCCCTTCACGCCGATCTGGGCCCGATCGCCCTGGCCGTGGTGCGCCGCGCCGTGCCGCTGGACGCCCCGCTGACCGTGCAGGTCCCCGTCGCGGAGGCCGACGGCGGTGCGGGCGAGATGTGGATCGACGCCGCACAGGAGCCGATCGTGGTGCCCCGCGACCACGGCGAGCGCCCCGCGACCGCGAAGCTCTGA
- a CDS encoding FUSC family protein yields MSASRKNRGEQRTGDARTAPAHIPPTTTTGSLPVVERARGRFRTWLSGGVSRGRADALTVGRAAIAASLAYLLSGLIWGHEHPFFSSIVAFIIIGFGIEKKMRKVVEMAGGVMVGVLLGELTRQLLGSGAWQILVVVFCAGMIARFLENSSLFGFQVTIQSLLVMIMPTTPGMTPGGRVLDALTGVTVALLIHLLLSGNPRRLQSRAANSFYLELEDALVSLALAARTGDRGVAQAALKNLRDVSQKYTDEWQLANDVANEMATFSPSGLRHADDVERIQHLLVGSDRAMRNMRVIARREVEFLDAVRGDAHSTLADSLLAARDAVQELRSAVSTDEDVDFTAARRELRLFCSYLSPELLLRNDEGMRPGRAGHFEGVTLTIQLRSLAIDLLQATGLTAAEAKRFLPSLVIAADGDSIGPRPMTVEMRAVEPPATTEALELLITDRSDPDRRR; encoded by the coding sequence ATGAGCGCCTCGAGGAAGAATCGCGGCGAGCAGCGCACCGGCGACGCCCGCACCGCACCCGCCCACATCCCCCCGACCACCACCACCGGCTCGCTGCCGGTGGTCGAGCGGGCCCGCGGCCGGTTCCGCACCTGGCTGAGCGGAGGCGTCTCCCGCGGCCGCGCCGACGCGCTGACCGTGGGCCGCGCCGCCATCGCCGCTTCGCTCGCCTACCTGCTCAGCGGCCTGATCTGGGGCCACGAGCACCCGTTCTTCTCCTCCATCGTCGCGTTCATCATCATCGGCTTCGGCATCGAGAAGAAGATGCGCAAGGTCGTGGAGATGGCCGGCGGCGTCATGGTCGGGGTGCTGCTCGGCGAACTCACCCGCCAGCTGCTCGGCTCCGGCGCCTGGCAGATCCTCGTGGTCGTGTTCTGCGCGGGGATGATCGCGCGGTTCCTGGAGAACAGCAGCCTGTTCGGCTTCCAGGTCACCATCCAGTCGCTGCTGGTCATGATCATGCCCACGACCCCCGGGATGACCCCGGGCGGGAGGGTGCTCGACGCGCTCACCGGCGTGACCGTGGCGCTGCTGATCCACCTGCTGCTCTCGGGCAACCCGCGCCGCCTGCAGAGCCGGGCCGCGAACTCCTTCTACCTCGAGCTCGAGGACGCGCTGGTCAGCCTCGCCCTCGCGGCCCGCACCGGGGACCGCGGCGTCGCGCAGGCGGCGCTGAAGAACCTCCGCGACGTCTCCCAGAAGTACACCGACGAGTGGCAGCTGGCCAACGACGTCGCCAACGAGATGGCGACCTTCTCCCCCTCCGGTCTGCGCCATGCCGACGACGTCGAGCGGATCCAGCACCTCCTGGTCGGCTCCGACCGGGCGATGCGGAACATGCGCGTGATCGCCCGGCGCGAGGTCGAGTTCCTCGATGCCGTGCGCGGCGACGCCCACTCCACCCTCGCCGACTCGCTGCTGGCCGCGCGCGACGCCGTGCAGGAGCTGCGCAGCGCCGTCTCCACCGACGAGGACGTGGACTTCACCGCCGCCCGGCGGGAGCTGCGCCTGTTCTGCTCCTACCTCTCCCCCGAGCTGCTGCTGCGCAACGACGAGGGGATGCGCCCCGGCCGCGCCGGCCATTTCGAGGGCGTCACCCTCACCATCCAGCTGCGCTCGCTCGCGATCGACCTGCTGCAGGCCACCGGGCTCACGGCCGCGGAGGCCAAGCGCTTCCTGCCCAGCCTCGTCATCGCGGCCGACGGCGACTCGATCGGCCCGCGCCCGATGACGGTGGAGATGCGAGCGGTGGAGCCGCCTGCGACCACCGAGGCGCTCGAGCTGCTGATCACCGACCGCTCCGATCCCGACCGGCGGCGCTGA